The Mycolicibacterium doricum genome includes a region encoding these proteins:
- a CDS encoding metal-sensitive transcriptional regulator, whose amino-acid sequence MVGDQEAIDAVLNRLRRAHGQLSGVISMIEQGRDCKEVVTQLAAVSRALDRAGFKIVATGLRECVAGEGADAKDPMTVAELEKLFLALA is encoded by the coding sequence ATGGTCGGTGATCAGGAAGCCATCGACGCGGTCCTCAACCGGCTGCGCCGGGCCCATGGCCAGCTTTCGGGGGTGATATCGATGATCGAGCAGGGCCGCGACTGCAAGGAGGTCGTGACTCAGCTCGCAGCGGTGTCTCGCGCTCTGGACCGCGCCGGGTTCAAGATCGTGGCCACCGGATTGCGGGAATGCGTCGCGGGGGAGGGTGCCGATGCGAAAGATCCGATGACGGTGGCCGAACTCGAGAAGTTGTTCCTCGCACTGGCCTGA
- a CDS encoding DUF302 domain-containing protein codes for MSIALSTSLKMTFDDAVARTREALSQHGFGVLTEIDVKSTLKNKLDEDMENYLILGACNPPLAHRAIGVDRQIGLLLPCNVVVRSDPDDPHTTLVEAMNPQLLVDVTGEPQLQPVAEEVTTRLQAAIDALAGV; via the coding sequence ATGAGCATCGCACTGTCCACCAGCCTGAAGATGACGTTCGACGACGCCGTGGCGCGTACCCGTGAGGCGCTGTCCCAACACGGGTTCGGGGTCCTTACCGAGATCGACGTCAAGTCGACACTGAAGAACAAGCTCGACGAGGACATGGAGAACTACCTGATTCTGGGTGCCTGCAACCCGCCGCTGGCGCACCGCGCGATCGGCGTGGACCGGCAGATCGGCCTGCTGCTGCCGTGCAACGTGGTGGTGCGCAGCGATCCCGACGACCCGCACACCACGCTCGTCGAGGCGATGAACCCGCAGCTGCTCGTGGACGTCACCGGTGAGCCCCAGCTGCAGCCGGTCGCCGAAGAGGTCACCACCCGGCTGCAGGCGGCGATCGACGCCCTGGCCGGCGTCTGA